In Paenibacillus sp. 1781tsa1, one DNA window encodes the following:
- the jag gene encoding RNA-binding cell elongation regulator Jag/EloR, translating into MTKVITSGKTVEDAVNQGLTELGVSRDKVEIQVLEQPSKGFLGLIGVRAAKVEVKLLPVPEVVPQPIKPAAYQPEVDALLEDIAAKNPYEEAAAFLKEVAAGMGLDVEVHIKKQRDGHIFNIAGEDLGMIIGRRGQTLDALQYLTNIVANRYSESFVRIVLDAENFRQRRRKTLEDLAERLAGQAIRTGKEVVLEPMPPLERKVIHAKLQNHPQIKTLSKGEEPNRRVVITTK; encoded by the coding sequence ATGACCAAAGTCATTACGTCAGGAAAAACCGTTGAAGATGCTGTAAACCAAGGATTGACCGAGCTTGGCGTAAGTCGGGACAAGGTCGAGATACAAGTGTTAGAGCAGCCGTCAAAAGGATTCCTGGGTTTGATCGGGGTGAGGGCGGCTAAAGTTGAAGTGAAATTACTGCCTGTACCGGAAGTTGTTCCACAGCCGATCAAGCCAGCTGCATACCAACCTGAAGTAGATGCATTACTTGAGGATATCGCAGCTAAAAATCCCTATGAAGAAGCGGCTGCTTTCTTGAAAGAGGTCGCAGCAGGTATGGGACTGGATGTTGAAGTGCATATCAAAAAACAGCGGGATGGACATATCTTCAATATTGCCGGCGAAGATCTGGGCATGATTATTGGCAGACGTGGACAGACGCTGGATGCGCTTCAGTATCTAACGAACATTGTAGCGAACCGATACTCGGAAAGCTTCGTTCGAATTGTGCTCGACGCGGAGAATTTCCGTCAACGTCGGCGGAAGACGCTGGAGGATCTGGCTGAACGGTTGGCCGGACAAGCCATCCGTACCGGCAAGGAAGTTGTACTGGAGCCAATGCCTCCGCTCGAACGAAAAGTCATTCATGCTAAACTGCAAAACCACCCGCAGATTAAGACATTAAGTAAGGGTGAAGAGCCTAATCGGCGTGTGGTTATTACGACGAAATAA
- a CDS encoding YidC/Oxa1 family membrane protein insertase translates to MSRLKTSKGKWILLIAVIAMVTVLAGCTPQGAGVTTEDLKNSGSFWQSNVVYWFSLALDTFANWFNGEYGLAVLVMVLIVRTLILPLTMKQVRSSKAMQAIQPQLKEIQAKYKDTPEKVQQETMKLFQENKVNPMAGCLPLIIQMPIYIALYNSIYGNSSLRTHDFLWLQLGEPDHLFILPVLAAITTFIQTWMMMRMNPAQQVGPMQFMLWVYPILIFVMSYQFPSALPLYWFYSNIYTIVQNYFLYRNNDKIVAEVNVKQNSSSKNGAKRKNGGKATVSGKGSKGAKKSK, encoded by the coding sequence GTGTCGCGATTGAAGACATCAAAGGGGAAGTGGATTCTCCTCATTGCAGTCATTGCAATGGTCACCGTACTCGCCGGATGTACTCCACAAGGAGCCGGGGTTACTACGGAAGATCTGAAGAACAGTGGCTCATTCTGGCAAAGTAATGTTGTATATTGGTTTTCACTAGCGCTCGATACATTCGCCAACTGGTTTAACGGTGAATATGGACTGGCTGTCCTCGTGATGGTGCTTATTGTACGGACATTGATTTTACCATTAACAATGAAACAGGTCCGTAGCTCCAAAGCCATGCAGGCAATTCAGCCGCAACTGAAGGAGATTCAAGCGAAGTATAAAGATACACCTGAGAAAGTTCAGCAAGAAACAATGAAGTTGTTTCAGGAGAACAAAGTTAATCCGATGGCCGGTTGTCTGCCGCTTATCATTCAGATGCCGATTTACATCGCACTTTATAACTCAATTTATGGTAACTCCAGTCTGAGAACTCATGATTTCTTGTGGCTCCAGCTCGGAGAACCCGATCACCTGTTTATTTTGCCAGTGCTGGCTGCCATCACAACATTCATTCAAACTTGGATGATGATGCGTATGAACCCCGCACAGCAAGTGGGACCGATGCAGTTCATGCTGTGGGTTTACCCAATCCTGATCTTCGTGATGTCCTACCAGTTCCCATCCGCTCTGCCGTTGTACTGGTTCTACAGTAACATCTACACGATCGTGCAAAACTATTTCCTTTACCGGAATAATGATAAAATCGTGGCTGAGGTCAACGTGAAGCAGAATAGCTCTTCCAAAAATGGAGCTAAACGCAAAAACGGTGGCAAAGCGACCGTCTCTGGAAAAGGGTCGAAAGGGGCCAAAAAATCGAAATGA
- the rnpA gene encoding ribonuclease P protein component has product MYKRLRLRNRADFSRVYRYGKSFANHQFVVYGCRRKDTEQFRVGVSCSKKIGNAVVRNRMRRMIKEIVRHHEHEIVTQMDLIFIVRKGALDMPYKEMEKSLLHALRKGSLLKSSKR; this is encoded by the coding sequence GTGTATAAAAGACTGCGTCTACGAAACCGGGCGGACTTTAGCCGCGTATACCGGTATGGAAAATCGTTTGCCAATCATCAATTCGTGGTGTATGGCTGCCGCCGTAAAGATACGGAGCAATTCCGGGTCGGTGTATCCTGCAGTAAGAAAATCGGAAACGCTGTCGTACGCAACCGGATGAGACGCATGATTAAGGAAATTGTTCGTCATCATGAACATGAGATCGTTACGCAGATGGATCTGATTTTTATCGTCAGAAAAGGTGCGCTGGACATGCCCTATAAGGAAATGGAAAAAAGCCTGCTCCATGCGTTGCGCAAGGGCTCACTTTTGAAGTCAAGTAAGCGGTAA
- the rpmH gene encoding 50S ribosomal protein L34 — protein sequence MRPTFKPNVSKRKKVHGFRKRMSTSNGRKILAARRLKGRKNLSA from the coding sequence TTGAGACCTACATTCAAACCGAACGTTAGCAAACGTAAAAAAGTTCATGGTTTCCGGAAAAGAATGAGCACGAGCAACGGCCGTAAAATTTTGGCCGCACGTCGCCTTAAAGGCCGTAAAAACCTGAGTGCTTAA
- a CDS encoding GntR family transcriptional regulator, whose product MLFPSSWLQGASRGEAIACELRLRIISGTLRPGEILSENRIAADFDSSRSPVREALRTLSNEGLIRLERMGVVVIGLRIKDVEELYDVRFLIESFVQQRLAGDVPSSLITQLRNVIDKMQLAGRHQDAVEFAYQDLVFHETIIEAARHSRISHLWKSIRYVVMTVMLLTTRRVFVQGEQKVSAVIEKHRLLVEALESGDKMLIQAGVRTYFQDSGKTLHESFDS is encoded by the coding sequence ATGCTATTTCCTTCTTCCTGGCTTCAAGGGGCTTCCCGTGGTGAAGCCATTGCCTGCGAATTAAGGTTACGGATCATCAGCGGTACCCTCCGACCTGGAGAGATATTGTCGGAAAATCGAATTGCAGCTGATTTTGACAGCAGTCGTTCACCTGTTCGTGAAGCGTTACGAACATTGTCCAATGAAGGTCTTATTCGGCTTGAACGGATGGGTGTCGTTGTCATTGGACTACGAATCAAGGATGTCGAAGAATTGTATGATGTCCGTTTCCTGATTGAAAGTTTTGTACAGCAGCGACTCGCAGGTGATGTCCCATCGTCATTAATCACCCAGTTGCGTAACGTAATCGACAAAATGCAACTCGCTGGACGACATCAGGACGCTGTCGAATTCGCCTACCAGGACCTCGTTTTCCACGAAACGATTATTGAAGCCGCCCGGCATTCCCGTATTTCACATCTATGGAAGAGCATTCGATATGTTGTGATGACCGTTATGCTGCTCACGACGCGCAGAGTATTTGTTCAAGGCGAGCAGAAAGTAAGCGCTGTAATTGAGAAACATCGTTTGCTCGTTGAAGCACTTGAATCCGGTGACAAAATGCTCATTCAGGCTGGAGTCCGCACGTACTTCCAGGATTCCGGTAAAACCCTGCACGAAAGCTTTGATTCCTAA
- a CDS encoding gluconate:H+ symporter, with product MSTLFGLSHNATLLVWTLIAIVFLIVLISKYKWNPFITLLLSALMLGLLTGMKPADVISSITGGLGGTLGTIAIVIALGTMLGKMMAESGGAERIATTLVDRFGVKRVHWAMMIVGFIVGIPVFFEVGVILMIPIIFTVARKTNMSLLQIGIPILAGLSTVHGLVPPHPAPMIAIEAYSADLGKTILYSLIVGIPTAIIAGPLFGKFIGKRIHTEPPAELAEQFATKTNSNMPGFGITLFTILLPVILMLIGSIASIIDPNATSGFTVFSEFIGHEIIALLISVVFALFSLGFARGFTKHDISRFTSECLAPTATIILIIGGGGAFKQVLINSGVGNAIADVATHANINIILFAWLVAALIRVATGSATVAMTTAAGIVAPVLALTPGVNIELVVLATGAGSLILSHVNDAGFWMIKEFFNMSVSQTLKTWTVMETLLSVVGLIFILLLSTVV from the coding sequence ATGAGCACTCTTTTTGGACTTTCCCACAACGCAACATTATTGGTTTGGACGTTAATTGCGATCGTTTTTCTGATCGTCTTGATTTCCAAGTATAAATGGAATCCCTTCATCACCCTGCTGTTGTCCGCATTAATGCTCGGTTTGCTTACAGGTATGAAACCTGCCGATGTGATCTCTTCCATTACCGGGGGACTTGGCGGCACACTTGGAACCATTGCAATTGTTATTGCTCTCGGTACGATGCTTGGTAAGATGATGGCCGAATCTGGCGGTGCCGAGCGCATTGCAACTACCTTGGTCGATCGGTTCGGTGTGAAACGTGTACACTGGGCCATGATGATTGTTGGATTTATCGTTGGTATTCCAGTTTTCTTCGAAGTCGGCGTAATTTTGATGATTCCCATCATTTTCACCGTTGCACGTAAAACCAATATGTCTCTCCTGCAGATCGGTATTCCCATTTTGGCCGGTCTGTCGACTGTACACGGTTTGGTTCCGCCCCACCCCGCACCAATGATAGCGATTGAAGCCTACAGCGCGGATCTGGGTAAAACCATTTTGTACTCTCTAATTGTTGGTATTCCTACAGCGATTATTGCAGGTCCTTTGTTTGGTAAATTTATTGGAAAAAGAATACACACTGAACCGCCAGCTGAACTGGCTGAACAATTCGCAACCAAAACAAACAGCAACATGCCTGGGTTTGGTATTACCCTGTTTACCATATTGCTGCCGGTCATTCTGATGCTAATTGGTTCCATAGCCAGCATCATTGACCCAAACGCCACGAGCGGCTTCACCGTTTTCAGTGAATTTATCGGTCATGAGATTATTGCTCTGCTCATTTCAGTTGTATTTGCCCTCTTTTCACTCGGCTTTGCACGTGGATTCACCAAACATGATATTTCTCGCTTCACCAGTGAATGTCTGGCACCTACGGCGACCATTATTCTCATTATTGGTGGAGGCGGTGCCTTCAAACAGGTATTGATCAATAGTGGTGTAGGCAACGCCATTGCTGATGTCGCTACCCATGCCAACATCAACATCATCCTGTTTGCCTGGCTTGTCGCTGCGCTCATTCGTGTAGCTACCGGTTCAGCAACCGTAGCCATGACAACTGCTGCCGGCATTGTCGCTCCAGTGCTTGCACTCACCCCAGGTGTCAATATTGAGCTGGTTGTACTCGCTACAGGTGCAGGGTCACTCATCTTGTCCCATGTGAATGATGCGGGATTCTGGATGATCAAAGAATTCTTTAATATGAGCGTTTCCCAGACATTGAAAACGTGGACCGTTATGGAAACACTATTATCCGTGGTTGGACTGATCTTTATTTTGCTCCTGAGCACAGTGGTATAA
- the gntK gene encoding gluconokinase, translating into MNNYMIGIDIGTTSTKSVLFTEQGSVISTSTQEYPLYTPAPDVAEQDPEEIVQAALRSVRGVMDQSGVPAEQILFVSCSSAMHSVIAMGQDNNPLTRCITWADNRSAAWSAQLQENGLGHRIYLRTGTPIHPMSPLTKLMWLRHDEPELFERTAKFISIKEYLFFRLFGQYVVDHSIASCTGLLNLEQLDWDAEALEIAGITPEHLSKLVPTTHILEGMNHESAEKMALSPSTPFVIGASDGVLSNLGVNAIEPGVVAATIGTSGAIRTVVDRPVTDPKGRTFCYALTENLWVIGGPVNNGGMLFRWVRDEFAASEVETAKRLGINSYDVLTKIAERVRPGSEGLLFHPYLSGERAPLWNPDARGSFFGLTLHHQKEHMIRAVLEGVIFNLYTVLLAMEEQIGQPTSIQATGGFARSPLWRQMMSDIFNQEVVVPESFESSCLGAVVLGLYATGRIDSLHAVSSMVGTTHRHTPVKENAAIYRELLPIFIRISRKLEEEYADIAEFQRKMSLPRL; encoded by the coding sequence ATGAACAACTATATGATTGGCATCGATATTGGTACAACCAGTACCAAATCCGTGTTATTTACCGAGCAAGGCTCCGTTATCAGCACCTCAACACAGGAATACCCTTTGTATACCCCTGCACCCGATGTTGCCGAGCAGGACCCTGAAGAGATTGTACAAGCGGCCCTCCGCTCTGTCCGTGGCGTCATGGATCAGAGCGGTGTTCCTGCCGAGCAGATCCTGTTTGTATCCTGCAGCTCGGCTATGCATAGTGTCATTGCCATGGGACAGGATAACAACCCCTTAACCCGATGCATCACCTGGGCGGATAATCGAAGTGCAGCATGGTCTGCCCAACTGCAAGAGAATGGGTTGGGGCATCGCATCTACCTGCGCACAGGTACGCCCATCCATCCCATGTCACCGCTGACCAAATTAATGTGGCTGCGCCACGATGAACCCGAACTTTTCGAGCGCACAGCCAAATTTATTTCTATTAAAGAATATCTATTCTTCCGTCTATTCGGACAATATGTCGTCGACCATTCCATCGCTTCCTGCACAGGCTTGCTCAATCTGGAACAACTGGACTGGGACGCGGAAGCCCTTGAGATTGCAGGCATTACACCAGAACATCTCTCGAAGCTTGTACCCACAACACATATATTAGAAGGAATGAATCACGAATCGGCTGAAAAAATGGCTCTCTCCCCCTCCACACCCTTTGTTATTGGCGCAAGTGACGGGGTTTTATCCAATCTCGGCGTTAACGCCATTGAACCTGGTGTTGTCGCAGCAACCATCGGAACCAGCGGTGCCATTCGTACAGTCGTGGACCGTCCAGTTACCGACCCCAAAGGTCGAACGTTCTGTTACGCCCTTACAGAGAATCTTTGGGTTATTGGTGGGCCTGTGAATAACGGTGGCATGCTGTTTCGCTGGGTGCGGGATGAATTCGCCGCGTCTGAAGTGGAGACAGCGAAGCGACTTGGCATCAATTCCTATGATGTGCTGACCAAAATTGCCGAGCGTGTCCGGCCAGGATCGGAAGGACTTCTGTTTCATCCGTACCTCTCGGGCGAACGTGCCCCATTGTGGAATCCGGATGCCCGTGGTTCCTTTTTTGGCTTAACACTCCATCATCAGAAAGAGCATATGATCCGTGCTGTCCTGGAAGGGGTTATTTTCAACCTATACACAGTACTGCTCGCCATGGAAGAACAGATTGGGCAGCCTACCTCCATTCAAGCCACCGGTGGGTTTGCACGCTCTCCGCTCTGGCGCCAGATGATGTCTGATATCTTCAATCAGGAAGTCGTTGTTCCCGAGAGTTTCGAAAGTTCCTGTCTGGGTGCTGTCGTACTTGGTTTGTACGCTACAGGACGGATCGATTCGCTTCATGCCGTTTCTTCCATGGTGGGTACAACGCATCGACACACCCCTGTCAAAGAGAATGCTGCCATCTACCGAGAGCTGCTGCCCATCTTTATTCGGATCTCTCGCAAACTGGAAGAGGAATACGCAGATATCGCA